The Natrinema pellirubrum DSM 15624 region TCGATCAGCTTTTCGTCGCTATTTATCCGTTATCGACCCTGCCACTCGATAGGGAACAGCTTCAAAGGATAATCATATATAACATGGTATTAATTAGACTGGTGACGACGACACCATTGTCGGTCGCTGTTGACGAATTGCTGTCAATATAAATGACAGACGATATTGTTTTCCTATAGCAATAACACCCGAGACAAAGTTGATCCTCGATGGTGTCGTAGTTGGTCGATATGGCATGCCTGCCAGCTGAATTTCTGCAGTTGTTCCACGAAAACGATCGTTCCAAAGCTGGGTTTCCTGTCGATCAATTCGACTACCAGGCTCTCTTTCGATAGACCCGGGTATTTGGGCCGATTATGTCGGTTGAACCCGCATCGGAACGTGGGTCTACACGTTCAAACTGAGAGTCGACCGCTTCTACAATTCGTGAGGGACAGTCGGGCAATCATCCGAGAACGTCTTGATTGTTTCATACATTACTACCACCATCAATGACTGCATTGAAAACCAATTAGAAAAAGCTAGTCGGGGGGAGAGACGGAACTAGATCGCACCCAGTTGTCGATAATGAAACTGGTTTCTGAATACACACAAGTACAAATCGGGATGAGATCTGATTTCGAACTGGACTCACTCCGATGAGGAATTCGTTCTTTCATACATGGAATCCATTCTAGCACAGTTCTTCGATGGCCGGTGAGAGTGTATTTACACATATACGAATGTAATAGAGTAGTGGATCGAAGCAATGGGACAGGGACGACAATTATCCGTCTTCCGGTTCAATGATTCGGGTAGGAGACCGAAAACGGCCGATTTCTCCCAAGAAGCGGAAAGCGACAAATCACGACACACGGTTACCAGGCTGCTCGTATTGAGCAAGGGAGGGGCCCAACGATCGATGTCATCGTGGGGTTGTCGCTGTACTGAATGACAGCAGTTCCATGATACATGGATTTATAGGGGCTCGAACGGACGGGGAAGGTATGACTGACAGCCAACTTCTGACGACGACCGACACATCGTTAGCGGTGATCGAGGCGATTCAGGAACTCGACGGGGCGACGCCAGCCGAACTCGCGGCGGCACTCGAGTTATCCGAGAGTGCTGTCTACAAACACCTCTATACCCTCGCGAAACACGGCTATGTCGCCTCCGAAGGCGACGAATACCGACTCGGGGCGCGGTTCTATCACATCGGGATGTACGTTCGAAACCGCAGCAAAGTATACGAGTTGGCGGGCAAGTACGTCATCGAACTCGCCGAGCAATCGAACGAGGAATCCGATTTCGGAATCGAGGAGAATGGTCGCATCGTGACGCTATTCGATTCGGTCGGTAGTTCCGCCAAGCCAAGTTCCCGGCTCAACAACTACGAGTACATGCATACGACGGCCATCGGGAAGGCGATCCTTGCTCGATTGCCGGAGTCACGCATCGACGAAATCGACGACCGGTGGGGCCTCCCGGAACTCACCGAGGAGACGATCACGTCACGGGCGGAACTCGATGCCGAACTCGAGCGTATCCGGGAACGGGGCTACGCGATCAACGATCAAGAGTCGATTCCGGGCAAACGCGTTGCCGGTGTCGTCGCCGAGGGCCCCAATGGGGCCGTCATCGGCGGATTCACCGTCTCCGGTCCGGCGTACCGGATCGAAGACGCCGATCTCCACCAGGAATTTCCCGACATCCTGCAGCGAGTCGTCCCGAATTTCGAGACAGAACTGGTCTCACAGGGACTCCTGTAATCGACCCCGGGATCGACGAGAGAGGAGCTGATCGATCGATTGTAGCCGCTATACGGGCAACTTGAATGGTATACGTATAGATTTTCCCGCGATATCCGTTGAATATCCCGCAGCGAACGGCACTACAGGCACCCATCCGCGCCCTCTCCCCATTTTCCTTCAAAAGATTAAAATAGTACAACTCAGACAGTGGGTGTGTATGTCATACGAATCCCTTCCGATTGCGGCACTAGCGCTGGCACCGCCGATTATCGCGATCGCACTCGCGATGTATACGCGCCAAGTACTCGTATCGTTGTTCGCCGGGGTATGGATCGGGGCGTTGATGATCGCCGACTGGAATCCGATCGCAGCAACAGCGTTGTCAATGGACTGGATCGTCGAGGTCGTCAGATCACCATTTGACACCAAGTTTCTGATTCTGATTATGTTCATGGGCGCTGGTGCCGCGTTTATTTACAAGTCAGGCGGGATCATCGCACTCCAGAACTGGATCGGTCATCGGGTGAACACGGCACGAGACTCGCAGATCCTCACATGGCTCATTGGGATTTTCATTTTCTTCGACTCGTATACGAGTACCATCGTGACTGGAAACGCGACTCGTGAGCTGTCTCAGGAAAACAACACTTCTCGAGAGATGCACGCCTACGTGCTGGACTCGACGACATCGCCGGTGACGACCTTCGGACCCGTATCGAACTGGATCGGGTACCAAGTATCGATGATCATCGTTGGGTTCGAAGCTGCCCGGTTCACCGCCGAGGAAGTCGGTATCACCGCATTCGGACTCTTCCTGCAGAGCATTCCATGGAACATCTACTGTTTCCTAGCGTTCTTTATGGTCGGATTCATTTCGATTACGCAGCGATTCTACGGGCCGATGCTGAACGCGGAGTGGCGGGCGCGCAAAGAAAAGAAAACTCGACGGGACGACGCGACGCCGCTCTCGGACATCACGACCGACGTCGGCGAGCCGAGCGAGAAGAACCCGACGCTGATCAATTTCTTCGCACCGATTCTGTCGCTGCTGGTCGTCGGACTCGTCTCGATGTGGTGGCTCGGTGGCGGCCACCAGTCCGGTGTTGATATCGCGACTGCGTTCCAGGAAACCGATGTCGCACTCGGTCTCCTATACGGTTCGTTCGCGTTCATGGCCGTCGGCATGCTCGGTGCCGTCGGATTCGGGACCATGGACCTCGAGGAAGCGAGCGATACCGTGATTAGCGGATTCAAGACGATGATGATCGCGGCTGCGATCATCGTCCTTGCGTGGAGTATCGGTCACGCCGCTGACCAGGTCGGAACCGCCCAGTATATCGTTGACGTCATGGTCGACAGTAGCATCCCCGGCTCGTTCCTACCGCTGCTGATCTTCCTTGCAGCGATGTTCATCGCATTTACGACGGGAACTTCGTGGGGGACCATGGCTATTCTGACCCCGCTCGCGATTCCGCTTGGCTACGAAATGTCCGGACTGTCGATCCTGCCGGTTCTCATGGGAGTGCTGTTCGGCGGCGCGATCTGGGGCGATCACGTCTCACCGATCAGTGATACGACCGTCATGTCGTCGATCTTCGCCGGTTCGGACCACATCGATCACGTGACGACACAGATTCCGTTCGCGATGACCGCAGCCGGCGTGACGGTCCTCATGTTGCTCCTGTACGCAGTCGGTGTGACGTCGCCGCTGGTGTTGCTCCCGCTATCAGTCGTCCTCACTGCGGGCGCTGTCATCGCACTGAACAAGTTCGATGCTCGCCGCAAGAACCTGCCCGAAGTCATGCCGACGACCGACGCCATCGACAACGGTGAAATCGACGTCGATGCGATCGAGAACGGAAGCAAAACCGACGGAACCCGGATCAACGGACGGTACAGTTTCGTCGAATCGATTCCGCTGACCGCAGTCGGGATCGTTATCGCCTATCTCTGCCTGGTATTTGGGTTTATGACCCTCGGCTTCTAGGCGAGGATCGGGACTTCCGTCTCAGCGTTTTTGGTGAAGAATGCGTATCCGGCTACGCATCGTCCGGGTACCAGAGACAGCACGACCGATTCGTCGAGATATTCGCCGTGCGGTACCCGGCAGGGTTCTCTTACCGAACGGGGATCGTCGTTGCCAATGTCAATCATAACCGATATAGGTTTTGTTCGGGCAGTACGACGTATGTCGACTGTGTACATCATTGCTACCGGCGGCACGATCGTGAGTACCTCGAGCGACACCGGGACGGTCCCGACCGAGTCAGTACAGGAGTTAGTGCAGGCCTATCCGGAGACGTTCGAACACGTCGATATCGAACTGGAGCAACTCACGCAAGCCCCGAGTTCGGAGTTGACAATCGACGATCTCGTGACACTGAGTGATCGTGTGCGAGCCGTTGCCGACGATATCGATGGAGTCGTCGTCCTCCATGGAACCGATACGATCGAAGAGACCGCGTACTACCTCGATCTCGTCCTCGACGTCGACATCCCAGTCGTCCTCACTGGCGCACAACGACCGTACGATAGCCGTAGTCCTGACGGGCCGGCGAACATTCACGGGGCCCTCGCGGCAGCGAGTCACGATCACGTTCGGACGGGTGCCTACGTCTTCTTCAACGACCGTCTTCACGCAGCGCGACCAGTAACGAAAGAACATAGCAGCAATCCCGACGCGTACGGTTCGGGCAACTACGGACCGGTCGCCGATCGGACACCGAACGGTCTTTGGTTCTACCGGCGACCCGAGAGTCTATCGGTGACGCTCCCGACACGAGATATCACGGCGACCGTGGAGATCGTACCGACGTCGACGGACACCGACGGAAGACAGATCAGTCACGCCATCGATCGCGGCGTCGATGGAATCGTCGTCGACGCGCTCGGACTCGGAAATGTTCCCGCAAACGTTGCAGATGCCATCGGTGACGCCGTTGACAACGACGTTGTCGTCGTTATTGCGACGCGGTGTCACAACGGAGTCGTCTCGCCAGTGTACGGATCCAAAGGCGGTGGCGCAACTCTCGAGGAAGAGGGTGTGCTGTTCGCATCGAACCTTCCCGCCCACAAGGCCCGAATCAAACTCTTGGTCGCTCTGTCACAGCAATCAGACGAGACGGTTGGAGAGGCGTTTGATGCCAGCCAAATCGACGGGCACGGGTATGCGTGACGGACGTTTTCGAATAGTGAGATGCAGTTGTTTGCCAGAACGGAGTCGTGTAGCCAATCGCTTCGCGGCGACGATTCCGTGAGACGGAGAGTGGAACCGGACCTGACTCGAGACGTCGGTAATTCGGCGAAATACGCAGCAGACTGCCTCTCGAACATCGAAGCAGTGGCCACTTGGCAGGGTACCGTTCGATAGCAGAACGACGTCGAAAGCACCTCACTGTTCCGTACATTCCGGATCCGATCACCGCTTTTCGTAGCGTATGAACTGGGGCTGCTATCGGGCGCCAATCGATCGCACGTCAGCAACGGGTCCGAACAGAGCCTGTAAAATCGAAAGCACGTGTACGGAGACAGATAACGACCGGTGACCGGCGACCCAAGGCGAACGCCGGCAAACCCGACCGTCAGTGACAACGAACGCATTCGATGGTCGTCGATGACCCGAACTGTAATCTGCTCATAGTACATCTGTTTCAGACATATCATCGAAAATAACTCGAGGCAAACGAGGACCCGACCCACGCGACGGGACGAACGCCTCGTGGCGGAACGACCGTTCGGAGCGCTATCGTCGGACTATCGATCACCTCGAGTTGAAACGGTCTCGAATCGTCGACCGAGTCACTGTGGACCGCCCGGAGTACAGTACGGCTGCAGACCGGCAATTGTCGGCGAACGCGGCCAGCTACGGGAGTATACTACGTTCGATGGATGGCCCGACGTATTGACTGCATAATGGGAGAAATAATATAGGACCTCTTTTTAGCCATCATACTGATAGTATTGACATCGCCAGAAATCGTCCACAGGGAGGCGGCGGCAGCCGGCCGCTGAGGAGTGATAGGAACGCTTTTGATCGCATCGTCTGTGGATTCGCACATGCAAATCGCAGTTCTCGGAGCCGGGAGTATGGGACACGGCATCGCACAGGTCTCCGCGACGGCGGGCCACGACGTGGTCCTCCGTGACGTCGAGGACGACCTCGTCGAGGACGGCCTCGAGGGGATCCGGGAGAACCTCCAGGGCGGGGTCGACCGGGACAAGCTTACCGAAGACGAGATGGCGGCGGCCGTAGAGCGCATCGAGGGGACGACCGACCTCGAGGCGGCGGTTGCGGACGCCGATCTGGTCGTCGAGGCGGTACCGGAGGACATGGACCTCAAGCAGCAGGTGTTCTCGGACGTCGAGGACGCGACCGGCGAGGACACGGTCATCGCGTCGAACACCTCCTCGCTGTCGGTGACCGAGATGGCAAGCGCCCTCGAGAACCCGGAACGGGCCGTCGGTCTCCATTTCTTCAACCCGCCCCACATCATGGATCTCGTCGAGATCATTATCGCCGAGCAGACCGACGAGCGAACCGAGGAGTTCGCCGTCGACTACGTTCGGGACATCGAGAAGGAGGACGTCGTCGTCCGGGACACGGCCGGTTTCGCCACCTCGCGGCTGGGACTGGCGCTGGGGCTCGAGGCGATCCGGATGGTCGAACAGGGCGTCGCCAGCCCGGCGGACATCGAC contains the following coding sequences:
- a CDS encoding asparaginase; this encodes MSTVYIIATGGTIVSTSSDTGTVPTESVQELVQAYPETFEHVDIELEQLTQAPSSELTIDDLVTLSDRVRAVADDIDGVVVLHGTDTIEETAYYLDLVLDVDIPVVLTGAQRPYDSRSPDGPANIHGALAAASHDHVRTGAYVFFNDRLHAARPVTKEHSSNPDAYGSGNYGPVADRTPNGLWFYRRPESLSVTLPTRDITATVEIVPTSTDTDGRQISHAIDRGVDGIVVDALGLGNVPANVADAIGDAVDNDVVVVIATRCHNGVVSPVYGSKGGGATLEEEGVLFASNLPAHKARIKLLVALSQQSDETVGEAFDASQIDGHGYA
- a CDS encoding Na+/H+ antiporter NhaC family protein, translating into MSYESLPIAALALAPPIIAIALAMYTRQVLVSLFAGVWIGALMIADWNPIAATALSMDWIVEVVRSPFDTKFLILIMFMGAGAAFIYKSGGIIALQNWIGHRVNTARDSQILTWLIGIFIFFDSYTSTIVTGNATRELSQENNTSREMHAYVLDSTTSPVTTFGPVSNWIGYQVSMIIVGFEAARFTAEEVGITAFGLFLQSIPWNIYCFLAFFMVGFISITQRFYGPMLNAEWRARKEKKTRRDDATPLSDITTDVGEPSEKNPTLINFFAPILSLLVVGLVSMWWLGGGHQSGVDIATAFQETDVALGLLYGSFAFMAVGMLGAVGFGTMDLEEASDTVISGFKTMMIAAAIIVLAWSIGHAADQVGTAQYIVDVMVDSSIPGSFLPLLIFLAAMFIAFTTGTSWGTMAILTPLAIPLGYEMSGLSILPVLMGVLFGGAIWGDHVSPISDTTVMSSIFAGSDHIDHVTTQIPFAMTAAGVTVLMLLLYAVGVTSPLVLLPLSVVLTAGAVIALNKFDARRKNLPEVMPTTDAIDNGEIDVDAIENGSKTDGTRINGRYSFVESIPLTAVGIVIAYLCLVFGFMTLGF
- a CDS encoding 3-hydroxyacyl-CoA dehydrogenase family protein, coding for MQIAVLGAGSMGHGIAQVSATAGHDVVLRDVEDDLVEDGLEGIRENLQGGVDRDKLTEDEMAAAVERIEGTTDLEAAVADADLVVEAVPEDMDLKQQVFSDVEDATGEDTVIASNTSSLSVTEMASALENPERAVGLHFFNPPHIMDLVEIIIAEQTDERTEEFAVDYVRDIEKEDVVVRDTAGFATSRLGLALGLEAIRMVEQGVASPADIDEGMEIGYGHPMGPIELTDHVGLDVRLHIAEYLREELGERFKPPQSLRRKVRAGKLGKKTGEGYYVWEDGERVGTSGDWDE
- a CDS encoding IclR family transcriptional regulator is translated as MTDSQLLTTTDTSLAVIEAIQELDGATPAELAAALELSESAVYKHLYTLAKHGYVASEGDEYRLGARFYHIGMYVRNRSKVYELAGKYVIELAEQSNEESDFGIEENGRIVTLFDSVGSSAKPSSRLNNYEYMHTTAIGKAILARLPESRIDEIDDRWGLPELTEETITSRAELDAELERIRERGYAINDQESIPGKRVAGVVAEGPNGAVIGGFTVSGPAYRIEDADLHQEFPDILQRVVPNFETELVSQGLL